Proteins from a genomic interval of Nostoc sp. TCL240-02:
- a CDS encoding NAD(P)/FAD-dependent oxidoreductase: MQNTDIVVIGSGIGGLSCAALLARYGFDVIVCESHSIAGGAAHGFERNGFKFDSGPSLYSGLSYSPSANPLRQVLDAIGSELSCVTYDTWGCCLPEGDFDTAVGADQFSEVLMKFCGDNAVAEWQELQRVMEPFARAATSIPPAALRFDFGAARTVGPFLPSMTKNVANIIKLTGPFSRIMDGVVKETFTRNWLNLLCFLLSGLPADGTSAAEVAFMFADWYRPDAILEYPIGGSSALVDTLVQGLERHGGKLRLGAHVEEVLVEGNCAVGVRLRDRSEIRAKRAVISNASVWDTLKLLPDKAIPKQYRNKRQATPECDSFMHLHLGIDAQGLQSNLRCHYIVVNNWELGITAPQNVVVISIPSVLDPSLAPAGKHVIHVYTPGNEPYFMWQGMDRRSQEYAEQKRSRAEVMWQALERVIPDIRSRCEVILVGTPLTHERYLRRHQGSYGPAIQAGSGMFPGPSTPLPGLMCCGDSTFPGIGLPAVAASGLIAANTLAPVNKHLKMLQDIRCI; the protein is encoded by the coding sequence ATGCAAAACACAGATATAGTTGTTATTGGTAGCGGTATTGGCGGTTTGAGTTGTGCTGCTCTTTTGGCGCGATATGGCTTTGATGTGATAGTCTGCGAAAGCCACTCCATTGCTGGAGGCGCTGCTCATGGTTTTGAGCGCAATGGTTTTAAGTTCGACTCTGGCCCGTCTCTCTATTCTGGACTATCTTACAGCCCCTCTGCTAACCCTTTGCGACAAGTGTTAGATGCAATTGGTTCGGAATTGTCATGCGTCACCTACGATACTTGGGGTTGTTGTCTACCAGAAGGTGATTTTGACACGGCGGTTGGTGCCGATCAATTTTCTGAAGTGCTGATGAAATTTTGTGGTGATAATGCTGTTGCTGAATGGCAAGAACTCCAGCGCGTTATGGAACCATTTGCCAGGGCTGCAACTTCCATACCACCAGCCGCATTACGCTTTGATTTTGGTGCAGCTAGAACTGTGGGCCCATTTCTACCATCTATGACAAAGAATGTGGCAAATATAATCAAGCTGACGGGCCCTTTCAGCCGAATTATGGATGGGGTTGTTAAAGAGACGTTTACCCGAAACTGGCTGAATTTACTTTGCTTTCTCCTTTCTGGATTGCCCGCAGATGGCACTAGCGCCGCAGAGGTAGCATTTATGTTTGCGGACTGGTATCGCCCAGATGCAATCCTTGAATATCCCATTGGTGGGAGTAGTGCTTTAGTTGACACTCTTGTACAAGGGTTGGAGCGTCACGGCGGAAAACTGAGGCTAGGCGCTCATGTGGAGGAAGTGCTTGTAGAAGGTAATTGTGCGGTGGGTGTGCGTCTGCGCGATCGCTCCGAAATTCGGGCAAAACGAGCAGTAATTTCTAATGCCTCGGTTTGGGACACACTGAAGTTACTACCAGATAAAGCAATACCTAAACAGTACCGCAATAAACGACAAGCTACACCTGAGTGTGATAGTTTTATGCACCTGCATTTAGGCATTGATGCTCAGGGATTACAGTCAAATTTGCGGTGTCATTACATCGTAGTCAACAACTGGGAATTGGGCATAACAGCACCTCAAAATGTGGTGGTGATTTCCATCCCTTCAGTCCTCGATCCATCTTTAGCGCCAGCAGGTAAACATGTGATTCATGTATATACACCTGGTAATGAGCCATACTTTATGTGGCAGGGAATGGATAGAAGGAGTCAAGAATATGCCGAACAAAAGCGATCGCGTGCAGAAGTAATGTGGCAAGCTTTAGAACGGGTAATTCCAGATATTCGCTCTCGTTGCGAAGTCATACTTGTTGGTACACCTCTAACTCACGAGCGTTATCTCCGCCGTCATCAAGGTTCCTACGGGCCAGCAATTCAGGCTGGAAGCGGTATGTTTCCCGGTCCCAGCACACCCCTACCAGGATTGATGTGCTGTGGCGACTCAACATTTCCCGGTATTGGTTTACCAGCAGTCGCCGCCAGTGGGCTGATTGCTGCCAATACCCTTGCACCAGTTAATAAGCATTTAAAAATGCTTCAGGATATCAGGTGTATTTAA
- a CDS encoding prohibitin family protein, whose protein sequence is MKNQQLGNWQTTVLGIVLATLVILGLNSFIIINPGEAGVISILGKARDGALLEGIHVKPPFISVVDVYDLTVQKFEVPAESSTKDLQNLSARFAINFRLDPIKVVEVRRKQGTLANIVSKIIAPQTQEAFKIAAARRTVEEAITKRSELKEDFDQALGDRLDKYGIIVLDTSVVDLAFSPEFARAVEEKQIAEQRAQRAVYVAREAEQEAQADVNRAKGRAEAQRLLAETLKAQGGQLVLQKEAIEAWKSGGAQMPKVLVMGGDSKSGVPFIFNLGNVPNQP, encoded by the coding sequence TTGAAAAATCAGCAATTAGGAAATTGGCAAACCACAGTTTTAGGAATTGTGTTAGCAACACTAGTGATTTTGGGACTAAATTCCTTTATCATTATTAACCCAGGAGAAGCAGGAGTGATCAGCATCTTGGGTAAAGCTAGAGATGGCGCTTTATTGGAAGGGATTCACGTTAAACCGCCTTTTATCTCAGTGGTAGATGTGTATGATTTGACTGTTCAAAAATTTGAAGTGCCAGCCGAGAGTTCTACAAAAGATTTGCAGAATTTATCTGCGAGATTTGCGATCAACTTTCGTCTCGATCCTATCAAGGTAGTTGAAGTTAGAAGGAAACAAGGAACCTTAGCAAATATAGTATCAAAAATCATTGCACCTCAGACACAAGAAGCATTTAAAATTGCAGCCGCCAGAAGAACAGTAGAAGAAGCAATTACTAAAAGAAGTGAATTGAAAGAAGACTTCGATCAAGCGTTAGGCGATCGCTTAGACAAATATGGGATAATTGTGTTAGATACTAGCGTAGTTGATTTAGCATTCTCACCAGAATTTGCCAGAGCAGTGGAAGAAAAACAAATTGCTGAACAACGGGCGCAAAGAGCCGTTTATGTAGCACGGGAAGCAGAACAAGAAGCACAAGCAGATGTGAATCGTGCTAAAGGTAGGGCAGAAGCTCAAAGACTTTTAGCAGAGACACTCAAAGCCCAAGGAGGACAGTTAGTTTTACAAAAAGAAGCAATTGAAGCTTGGAAGAGTGGCGGCGCTCAAATGCCCAAAGTCCTCGTTATGGGTGGCGACTCAAAAAGCGGTGTACCCTTCATATTCAACCTGGGAAATGTCCCAAATCAACCGTAA
- a CDS encoding DUF1824 family protein — MSTPNSHNLTAEEAKKLLNKFNCLDIAPILKPSEKAVIRDALILVTKLADYQILGICADTAEEGILAMKTYSLALGYEPPNNLLTPEGPVYIKLNGKNGLCYLDSYAGHHRGVLVSCQSYHEDGINEMYGHLPLDLFV; from the coding sequence ATGTCAACCCCTAATTCTCACAATCTCACCGCCGAAGAAGCGAAAAAATTACTGAATAAATTTAACTGTCTAGACATTGCGCCTATTCTCAAGCCATCAGAAAAAGCAGTAATTCGTGATGCCCTAATTTTGGTAACTAAACTTGCTGATTATCAAATTTTAGGAATTTGTGCCGATACAGCAGAAGAAGGAATACTGGCTATGAAGACCTACTCTTTGGCTTTGGGTTATGAACCACCAAATAATTTGCTGACACCTGAAGGGCCAGTTTATATCAAATTAAACGGTAAAAATGGCTTGTGCTATCTTGATTCTTATGCTGGACATCATCGTGGAGTATTAGTATCTTGTCAGTCTTACCACGAAGACGGAATCAACGAAATGTATGGACATCTACCTTTGGATTTATTTGTATAG
- a CDS encoding ABC-F family ATP-binding cassette domain-containing protein, producing MSIITLQSVKKDFGIKEVLKDASFSLDATDKVGLIGTNGSGKSTLLKMIAGLESIDSGQIIINSGSKIIYLPQQPDLDENHTVLEQVFADSGEHTALVREYEELSDKLAHYPDDSQLMSRLSVVMQKMDTSGAWELETNAKIILTKLGISDFDAKIGTLSGGYRKRIALASALLAEPDALLMDEPTNHLDALSVEWLQSYLNRYRGALFLITHDRYFLDRVTNRIVEIDRGDIYTYSGNYSYYLEKKALAEESAVSTQRKHQGLLRRELEWLKKGPKARSTKQKARIDRAHALRDTEFKEVQGKVDISTVGRRIGKKVIELKNVSKAYNGRTLINNFTYEFSPEDRIGIIGANGAGKSTLMDIITGQIQPDSGVAEIGTTIHIGYFDQHSEELLTALNENQRVIDYIKEEGEFIKITDGTQITASQMLERFLFPGNQQYAPINKLSGGEKRRLFLLRVLMSAPNVLILDEPTNDLDVQTLAVLEDYLEDFVGCVIVVSHDRYFLDRTIDTVFSFEEGGNLRQYPGNYSIYLDYKKAEEAQQQAANTKEKPKNAEVQNNGAASPKDVENTKRRRLSNWEKKEFEQLEDKIAELEAEKEETEKTLGNVSPGNYSEVQKLYDHVEKLKHAIDVATERWLELAEMES from the coding sequence ATGAGTATTATTACACTCCAGTCGGTTAAAAAAGACTTTGGCATCAAAGAAGTTTTAAAAGATGCCAGCTTTAGCCTTGATGCTACCGATAAAGTTGGCTTAATTGGTACCAACGGTTCGGGAAAATCAACCCTATTAAAAATGATTGCCGGGTTGGAATCCATTGATAGCGGTCAAATTATAATTAACTCCGGTTCTAAAATCATCTACTTACCCCAGCAGCCAGATTTAGATGAAAATCACACAGTTTTAGAGCAAGTTTTTGCTGATAGTGGCGAACATACGGCTTTAGTACGTGAGTATGAAGAACTCTCAGATAAATTAGCTCATTATCCAGATGATAGTCAACTAATGTCTCGCCTTTCTGTGGTGATGCAAAAGATGGATACAAGCGGTGCTTGGGAATTAGAAACCAACGCTAAAATTATCCTTACAAAATTAGGAATTTCTGACTTTGATGCCAAGATAGGCACTTTATCTGGAGGCTATCGCAAGCGCATTGCTTTAGCATCAGCATTGTTAGCAGAACCCGATGCTTTGCTCATGGATGAGCCGACAAACCATCTGGATGCTCTTTCTGTAGAATGGTTACAAAGTTATTTAAATCGCTATCGTGGCGCACTTTTTCTAATCACCCACGATCGCTATTTTTTGGATCGCGTCACCAATCGGATAGTTGAAATCGACCGAGGCGACATTTATACCTATTCAGGCAACTATTCATATTACCTGGAAAAGAAAGCTTTAGCTGAAGAATCTGCCGTAAGTACTCAACGGAAACATCAAGGCTTATTGCGACGCGAGTTGGAATGGCTCAAAAAAGGGCCGAAAGCTAGAAGTACTAAGCAAAAAGCTAGAATTGACCGCGCTCATGCTCTACGGGATACTGAATTTAAAGAAGTTCAGGGTAAAGTTGATATTTCTACAGTTGGTCGTCGCATTGGCAAAAAGGTTATTGAATTAAAGAACGTTTCTAAGGCATACAATGGACGCACCTTAATTAATAACTTCACCTACGAATTTAGTCCAGAAGACCGCATCGGCATCATCGGCGCTAATGGTGCTGGTAAATCCACTTTAATGGATATTATCACTGGTCAGATTCAGCCAGATTCAGGTGTTGCCGAAATTGGGACTACAATTCACATCGGTTATTTTGACCAGCATTCTGAAGAATTGCTCACAGCTTTAAATGAAAATCAGCGCGTGATTGACTACATCAAAGAAGAAGGAGAGTTTATCAAAATTACCGATGGTACTCAAATTACTGCTTCGCAAATGTTAGAGCGGTTTTTGTTTCCTGGTAATCAACAGTATGCCCCAATTAATAAACTTTCTGGTGGTGAAAAACGCCGTTTATTTCTGTTGCGGGTTTTGATGAGTGCGCCCAATGTCTTAATTTTAGATGAACCGACAAACGATTTAGATGTTCAGACATTAGCAGTATTAGAAGATTATTTAGAAGATTTTGTCGGATGTGTAATTGTAGTTTCTCACGATCGCTACTTTCTCGATCGCACTATCGACACAGTATTTTCCTTTGAGGAAGGCGGTAATCTCCGGCAATATCCAGGTAATTACTCGATTTATCTAGACTATAAGAAGGCTGAAGAGGCACAGCAACAAGCTGCGAACACTAAGGAGAAGCCGAAAAATGCCGAAGTTCAAAATAATGGTGCGGCTTCACCCAAGGATGTAGAAAATACCAAGCGGCGGAGATTATCCAATTGGGAGAAAAAAGAATTTGAGCAGTTGGAAGATAAAATTGCCGAGTTAGAAGCTGAGAAAGAAGAAACCGAGAAAACACTAGGGAATGTTTCACCGGGGAATTACAGCGAAGTGCAAAAGCTGTACGATCATGTGGAAAAGCTCAAGCACGCGATCGATGTGGCGACTGAACGCTGGTTAGAATTGGCGGAGATGGAGTCTTAA
- a CDS encoding NB-ARC domain-containing protein: MPRKSTKGPVIQKRVKRLLEALLCFVNGEFEDDNFKIKYDWKEEDSTNPKLTVQTTLVALELLTQKDKYPGKLTKAQIREALNLLKGFLKILEDNRLQTQGSDDWHFTLKLWSRDREKNLKRFDEAWENSRPKKSKELAANSTQDEGVATVRQIKLTLFQAPPLPTYFVERPEYSDDLKTRLLNGSSFDSRTLVITAIHGLGSVGKSTLAAALAHNAEIQSRFCDGILWATLGQQPNVLALLSGWVQALGDYSFKPTSVEATSSHLRTLLYDKAVLLVVDDAWNTEDAQAFNFGGARCQVLVTTREGSIADALAASTYSLDIMKPDQAMELLTKKLRREITGTERHSAENLAKGVGYLPLALELAAAEVACGTTWNELLADIQQEVARLTSFDRPEAEEITDEASLKRLSLTASLNLSVKRMPPEKQEHFSWLGVLPEDVNINKMMAATLWQIDKRDAAKMLQYLRNKALLLTGVPLADGMPTYRLHDLFHDLACNLLTAPSESKRPGDLAGLGLNLADVHAAFLNKYRQKTQNGLWHTLLDDGYIHQRLVWHLEKAGQLEEIHQLLREESATKSNGWYEAREQLAQISGYITDISRAWELAEANRTESTLGLQCRYALITASINSLAANLPANLLVALVKNKMWTPEQGLAYALQKPKPQEKIDSLTELVNYLTPNLQEFALQKALAAAKAIQNEDYCADVLSALAEKLPPELLPEALAAARAIQDEDSRAKALSALAEKLPPELLPEALAAARAIQDEDSRAKALSALAEKLPPELLPEALAAARAIQDEDSRAKALSALAEKLPPELLPEALAAARAIQDEDSRAKALSALAEKLPDILPEALAAARAIQDEDSRAKALSALAEKLPDILPEALAAARAIQDEYYRANVLIALADKLPELLLEALAAARAIQNEYYRANVLIALAEKLPPELLLEALAAARAIQDEDSRANVLIALTDKLPLELLPETLAAAWAIQDNTDPRKALIALIASADELPLELLPETLAVARAIQDEYYRGKTLSALAEKLPPELLPEALAVARAIQDEDSRAKALIALADKLPPELLPEALAAARAIQDEDSRAKALIALADKLPPELLPEALAAARAIQDEDSRANVLIALADKLPPELLPEALAAARAIQDEYYHGKALIALADKLLPELLLEALAAARAIQDEYYRGKALIALADKLPPELLPEALAAARTIQRKYYRAKALSALADKLPDILPEALAATWAIQDEDSRAKTLSALADKLPPELLPEALVAAWAIQPYRGKALIVLADKLPPELLPEALAAARASQDEDSRAKALIALADKLPPELLPEALVAAWAIQHEDLGAKALSALADKLPPELLPEALAAAWAIQDKPYRAKTLSALADKLPLELLPKALAAARAIQHEDLRANALSALAESLSQMPSTELFPFWRDTLHELSLRTRPNLLQDMTALFPVILALGGEAATVEIARAIVDVGQWWK, encoded by the coding sequence ATGCCACGAAAATCTACTAAAGGCCCTGTAATTCAAAAGCGAGTCAAGCGTCTGCTAGAGGCGTTGCTTTGTTTTGTCAATGGGGAATTTGAGGACGATAACTTTAAAATTAAGTACGACTGGAAAGAAGAAGACAGCACTAACCCCAAGCTGACTGTGCAGACTACGTTAGTTGCGTTGGAGTTGCTGACCCAAAAAGACAAATATCCTGGCAAGTTAACTAAAGCGCAAATTCGAGAAGCGCTGAATTTGCTGAAGGGTTTTTTGAAGATTCTGGAAGATAACCGTCTCCAAACTCAAGGTTCTGATGACTGGCACTTTACTTTAAAGCTATGGTCAAGGGATAGAGAGAAGAACCTAAAACGGTTTGATGAAGCGTGGGAAAATAGCAGACCAAAAAAATCCAAAGAATTAGCAGCCAATTCCACCCAAGATGAGGGTGTTGCTACTGTACGTCAAATTAAACTTACTCTATTTCAAGCGCCACCTTTACCCACATACTTTGTAGAACGCCCAGAGTACAGCGATGATTTAAAGACTCGTCTTTTAAATGGTTCATCGTTTGATAGTCGCACTTTAGTAATTACTGCGATTCACGGTTTGGGTTCGGTGGGCAAATCTACTTTAGCTGCGGCTTTAGCCCATAATGCAGAAATACAATCTCGTTTTTGTGATGGCATTCTTTGGGCAACATTAGGTCAACAACCCAATGTACTGGCTTTACTTAGTGGCTGGGTGCAAGCATTAGGAGACTATAGCTTTAAGCCTACAAGTGTAGAAGCAACTTCCTCGCATCTGCGGACGCTACTTTATGACAAAGCGGTGCTGTTAGTGGTGGATGATGCTTGGAATACCGAAGATGCACAAGCGTTTAATTTTGGTGGTGCGCGTTGTCAAGTTTTGGTAACTACTCGTGAAGGTTCTATTGCCGATGCCTTAGCAGCCAGCACCTACAGCCTGGATATAATGAAACCAGACCAGGCAATGGAATTGCTGACGAAGAAATTAAGACGCGAGATTACAGGCACGGAACGTCACTCAGCAGAAAATTTAGCCAAAGGTGTTGGTTATCTTCCCCTAGCATTGGAACTTGCAGCCGCCGAAGTTGCCTGTGGTACGACTTGGAATGAACTGTTGGCGGATATTCAGCAAGAAGTAGCCAGATTAACAAGTTTTGACCGACCGGAAGCCGAAGAAATTACTGATGAGGCTAGTTTAAAACGCCTGAGTTTAACCGCATCATTAAATTTGAGTGTCAAGAGAATGCCACCAGAAAAGCAGGAGCATTTCTCTTGGTTAGGGGTATTGCCGGAGGATGTCAACATTAATAAGATGATGGCGGCAACGCTGTGGCAGATAGATAAGCGTGATGCTGCCAAGATGTTGCAATATTTACGGAATAAAGCATTGCTATTAACAGGAGTACCGCTTGCTGATGGTATGCCTACCTATCGCTTACATGACTTATTCCACGATTTAGCTTGTAATTTGTTAACTGCTCCCTCTGAGTCAAAGCGCCCAGGAGATTTGGCTGGGTTGGGTTTAAACCTTGCTGATGTTCATGCTGCTTTTTTAAACAAGTATCGGCAGAAAACACAGAATGGTTTATGGCATACTTTACTCGATGATGGTTACATTCATCAGCGTTTAGTTTGGCATTTGGAAAAGGCTGGACAGTTAGAAGAGATTCATCAGTTATTGCGGGAAGAGTCTGCAACTAAAAGCAATGGCTGGTATGAAGCGCGAGAACAATTGGCACAAATTAGCGGTTACATCACAGATATTTCTCGTGCCTGGGAACTAGCAGAAGCGAATCGGACTGAATCAACACTAGGCTTGCAATGTCGTTATGCTTTGATTACTGCATCGATCAATAGTTTGGCAGCTAATCTACCAGCAAATCTGCTGGTAGCGTTGGTCAAAAACAAGATGTGGACTCCCGAACAAGGACTAGCCTATGCCCTGCAAAAACCAAAACCACAAGAGAAAATCGACTCGCTTACAGAACTAGTCAATTATTTAACACCAAATCTTCAAGAATTCGCACTGCAAAAAGCCCTTGCTGCTGCCAAGGCGATTCAGAATGAGGATTATTGTGCCGATGTCTTGAGTGCCTTAGCTGAAAAACTGCCACCAGAGTTGTTGCCAGAAGCCCTTGCTGCTGCCAGAGCAATTCAGGATGAGGATTCTCGTGCCAAAGCCTTGAGTGCCTTAGCTGAAAAACTGCCACCAGAGTTGTTGCCAGAAGCCCTTGCTGCTGCCAGAGCAATTCAGGATGAGGATTCTCGTGCCAAAGCCTTGAGTGCCTTAGCTGAAAAACTGCCACCAGAGTTGTTGCCAGAAGCCCTTGCTGCTGCCAGAGCAATTCAGGATGAGGATTCTCGTGCCAAAGCCTTGAGTGCCTTAGCTGAAAAACTGCCACCAGAGTTGTTGCCAGAAGCCCTTGCTGCTGCCAGAGCAATTCAGGATGAGGATTCTCGTGCCAAAGCCTTGAGTGCCTTAGCTGAAAAACTGCCAGATATATTGCCAGAAGCCCTTGCTGCTGCCAGAGCGATTCAGGATGAGGATTCTCGTGCCAAAGCCTTGAGTGCCTTAGCTGAAAAACTGCCAGATATATTGCCAGAAGCCCTTGCTGCTGCCAGAGCGATTCAGGATGAGTATTATCGTGCCAATGTCTTGATTGCCTTAGCTGACAAACTACCAGAGTTGTTGCTAGAAGCCCTTGCTGCTGCCAGAGCGATTCAGAATGAGTATTATCGTGCCAATGTCTTGATTGCCTTAGCTGAAAAACTGCCACCAGAGTTGTTGCTAGAAGCCCTTGCTGCTGCCAGAGCGATTCAGGATGAGGATTCTCGTGCCAATGTCTTGATTGCCTTAACTGACAAACTGCCACTAGAGTTGTTGCCAGAAACCCTTGCTGCTGCCTGGGCGATTCAGGATAATACTGATCCTCGCAAAGCCTTGATTGCCTTGATTGCCTCAGCTGACGAACTGCCACTAGAGTTGTTGCCAGAAACCCTTGCTGTTGCCAGAGCGATTCAGGATGAGTATTATCGTGGCAAAACCTTGAGTGCCTTAGCTGAAAAACTGCCACCAGAGTTGTTGCCAGAAGCCCTTGCTGTTGCCAGAGCGATTCAGGATGAGGATTCTCGTGCCAAAGCCTTGATTGCCTTAGCTGACAAACTGCCACCAGAGTTGTTGCCAGAAGCCCTTGCTGCTGCCAGAGCGATTCAGGATGAGGATTCTCGTGCCAAAGCCTTGATTGCCTTAGCTGACAAACTGCCACCAGAGTTGTTGCCAGAAGCCCTTGCTGCTGCCAGAGCGATTCAGGATGAGGATTCTCGTGCCAATGTCTTGATTGCCTTAGCTGACAAACTGCCACCAGAGTTGTTGCCAGAAGCCCTTGCTGCTGCCAGAGCGATTCAGGATGAGTATTATCATGGCAAAGCCTTGATTGCCTTAGCTGACAAACTGCTACCAGAGTTGTTGCTAGAAGCCCTTGCTGCTGCCAGAGCGATTCAGGATGAGTATTATCGTGGCAAAGCCTTGATTGCCTTAGCTGACAAACTGCCACCAGAGTTGTTGCCAGAAGCCCTTGCTGCTGCCAGGACTATTCAGCGTAAGTATTATCGTGCTAAAGCCTTGAGTGCCTTAGCTGACAAACTGCCAGATATATTGCCAGAAGCCCTTGCTGCTACCTGGGCGATTCAGGATGAGGATTCTCGTGCCAAAACCTTGAGTGCCTTAGCTGATAAACTGCCACCAGAGTTGTTGCCAGAAGCCCTTGTTGCTGCCTGGGCGATTCAACCTTATCGTGGCAAAGCCTTGATTGTGTTAGCTGACAAACTGCCACCAGAGTTGTTGCCAGAAGCCCTTGCTGCTGCCAGAGCGTCTCAGGATGAGGATTCTCGTGCCAAAGCCTTGATTGCCTTAGCTGACAAACTGCCACCAGAGTTGTTGCCAGAAGCCCTTGTTGCTGCCTGGGCGATTCAGCATGAGGATTTGGGTGCCAAAGCCTTGAGTGCCTTGGCTGATAAACTGCCACCAGAGTTGTTGCCAGAAGCCCTTGCTGCTGCCTGGGCGATTCAGGATAAGCCTTATCGTGCCAAAACCTTGAGTGCCTTAGCTGACAAACTGCCACTAGAGTTGTTGCCAAAAGCCCTTGCTGCTGCCAGGGCGATTCAGCATGAGGATTTGCGTGCCAATGCCTTGAGTGCCTTAGCTGAGAGTTTGTCACAAATGCCATCTACGGAACTTTTTCCCTTTTGGCGAGATACGCTTCATGAGCTATCCCTTCGCACTCGTCCTAATTTGCTGCAAGATATGACGGCATTGTTTCCAGTTATCTTGGCATTAGGTGGCGAAGCAGCAACGGTAGAAATTGCCCGTGCGATTGTGGATGTTGGGCAATGGTGGAAATAA
- a CDS encoding ATP-binding cassette domain-containing protein: MPQNNQTAVEFRDVTFSRNHRPLVSNLNFNIRQGEALVLLGRSGSGKTTTMKLINRLFTPTQGEVLFDGIPTTQWDEIKLRRKIGYVIQEIGLFPHFTVERNVGLVPALEGWQPKQIKTRVYELLQLVGLEPAQFAGRYPHELSGGQRQRVGVARAIAADPPVLLMDEPFGALDPITRLELQQEFRRLQQELGKTVVFVTHDIQEALVLASRIGLMYGGELVVLGTTDEFMRSQHPESLAFLKCLRSFQDNL; this comes from the coding sequence ATGCCGCAAAATAACCAAACCGCCGTTGAATTCCGCGATGTCACTTTTAGCCGCAATCATCGCCCCTTGGTGTCAAATCTTAATTTCAACATCCGCCAAGGAGAAGCACTAGTATTACTTGGGCGCAGTGGTAGCGGCAAAACCACCACAATGAAGTTAATTAATCGCCTATTCACACCTACACAAGGCGAAGTTTTATTTGATGGCATTCCCACAACTCAATGGGATGAAATTAAACTGCGGCGAAAAATTGGTTACGTCATTCAAGAAATTGGTTTATTTCCCCATTTTACAGTTGAACGCAATGTGGGTTTAGTCCCGGCTTTGGAAGGTTGGCAACCCAAACAAATAAAAACGCGGGTTTATGAATTGTTGCAATTAGTGGGTTTAGAACCAGCACAATTTGCAGGGCGTTACCCGCACGAACTTTCGGGAGGGCAAAGACAAAGAGTCGGTGTAGCCAGGGCAATAGCCGCAGATCCGCCTGTGTTGTTGATGGATGAACCCTTTGGCGCACTCGATCCGATTACGCGCTTAGAACTGCAACAAGAGTTTCGGCGTTTGCAGCAAGAGTTAGGGAAAACTGTTGTGTTTGTCACCCACGATATTCAAGAAGCCTTGGTTTTGGCATCGAGAATTGGTTTAATGTATGGTGGAGAATTGGTAGTATTGGGGACAACAGATGAATTTATGCGATCGCAACACCCAGAAAGCCTAGCCTTTCTTAAATGTCTGCGTTCCTTCCAAGACAATTTATGA
- a CDS encoding ABC transporter permease, whose product MKNFFLVKYAPEILQHTLEHLFLVGIAIGIAILIGIPLGILITRKTYLRQPILGIANILQTIPSLALFGLLIPVPIIGGIGAVPAIVALTVYSLLPIIRNTYTGITGVDPAIREAGRGMGMTDRQLLLQVEIPLAMGVILAGVRVATVIAIGIATIAAAIGAGGLGVFIFRGISVVNDQLILAGAVPAAVIALLADFAIGWLENKLKIKS is encoded by the coding sequence ATGAAAAATTTCTTCCTTGTTAAGTATGCTCCAGAAATTCTTCAGCATACTCTTGAACACTTATTTTTAGTAGGCATCGCTATTGGAATTGCCATACTTATAGGCATTCCTTTAGGTATTTTAATTACACGTAAAACTTATCTCCGCCAACCAATTCTCGGCATAGCGAATATCCTCCAAACTATTCCTAGTTTGGCTCTCTTTGGTTTACTCATTCCTGTTCCTATAATTGGCGGAATTGGTGCTGTACCAGCAATTGTTGCCCTGACTGTATATTCTTTGCTGCCAATAATTCGTAACACTTACACAGGTATTACTGGTGTAGATCCAGCGATTCGAGAGGCTGGGAGAGGTATGGGAATGACGGATAGACAATTGTTATTACAAGTTGAGATTCCCTTGGCAATGGGGGTAATTTTAGCAGGTGTGCGAGTAGCAACGGTAATTGCTATTGGCATTGCAACCATTGCAGCCGCCATTGGTGCTGGTGGCTTGGGAGTCTTTATTTTTCGCGGCATCTCAGTAGTGAACGATCAGTTAATTTTAGCTGGTGCAGTTCCGGCGGCGGTAATTGCATTATTGGCTGACTTTGCAATTGGCTGGTTGGAGAATAAATTAAAAATTAAAAGTTAA